In Silene latifolia isolate original U9 population chromosome 6, ASM4854445v1, whole genome shotgun sequence, the genomic window tagtaaagtgaaggcaaagagtcgttcacaacaaagcaacaacaagcaaatacgaaggcacaaggtaggaagtagattttcattcactagtactccctaaagagggaaatttgatatttacatcctggtagcaggaaacattgattttacaagtttagttcagaatagcgatatacctatttatggaaacctattctaaaactactaagaaaatacttactacaaatgtacaagggaaatgaaattacataagcataaaatacatctaagggttcaagtgtgcggatcgtcacaccatGCTAGCCTCTAGCCTTGAGTGTGTTCTGAGATTTGCATCCCCAAAATGTCAGAATCTGTCAAACGTCGATGTGTTGGTAAGTACCTTCCTAATATATCTTCCACACGACCTTCTTTGGTTGGACTATCGGATATATCAGTAGTCCGCCAATTGAGAGCTGAAGTTTTTGAGAAAGGAACTTGAAACAGCCCTTTGTTTTCCTGGCAGAAACATGTTTTGGGATTTGTATGTTTAGTAATACATTTCTGCTAAAATTGGAAATTGTTGCAGTGCAAAGAGTGTAACAGGAACAGTAGCAAGTATAGCTACTGTAATCGGCGACCATCTCAAACCCTCCTGGAATATTATGAAGAATGTGACTGTGAAGCTTAAAACCATTGTTGCTATGGAAATGAGTAACAAGATGAGCCCTATCATGAGTTTTAGAGGCAATGATACTAGGAAGTCTCTCTCAGCATATCGGGAAGTTAGGATCGATAAAAACATTAATATTGCAGCTGTAGAGGTGAACAATGATACTGCATTTGACATAGTGAAAAACACAAATGATGTCTTTTTCACCAGGACAGGACTTCCGGTATCATTGTTGAGACCCCCGGGCAACTGGAAGGCTGCTGAGAACACCATGGTAGCAATAAGAGCTGCAACTAGGGCACATGACTCAGCGGTCTTTTTCATCCAGTCTTCTCCTTGCTTTCTTAACGCCTCATGCTCTTTACTGAACAAGTCTTGAGGCATTTCCTTATTCTTATTTTCTGCTTCAGTATATTCAGGCCTCACGATTTGCTTAACCGCCTGATCCTCCGGAAAAACAAGTCAGTTATATGGGTAGGGACGAGTAGACCTTATAAATGAGTCATCAGGTTGGATCTTGGTGGGGTGATTTCAGGTGTGTTAAACCTCTAAGGTCAGCTCGGGTTTCGGGTATATTTTGTGTGCTATTAATATTATCAGGTCAATTCATAAATCACTTTTAGGTTGGGTCAGTTCAGCCTTTCAGGCAGAGGCCACTTTGAAAGTTGAAACTGCTTATTTCAGGGTCATTGTTTATTAATCTGGTCAAGTGGGGTTTGGTTCATTGTAATTCATGGCTATCAAGGTTTTTATTATTTGTCATGTAAAAAAACTTAAGTGTGACTTCAAGTTAGTCCTGTGGTGTCATTATGAGTCACTTCGAGGTATCTGGATCTGGAGTTGGGTGATTTCCAATTGGGTCGGATCAATTTCGGGTCTAACAAAGCTTTAGTCGGATCTGGGTTGTCACTTGGTGTCATATCTGGGTTGTCACACGGTGTAATATCTGGGTTTCCAGTTTTTATTACTAAGCATTTAGAGAAAAAAGATGTTACAGGATTTGGGCCATATCTGATTTTTTCAGTTTGCATCTTGGTCATTCTGGCTTGGTAAGTTTGCCAGGTCTAGGGTTGAGTAGATAACGAGGGCAACGATAAACATTTTGCTATTTTACCCTGAGTAGTCTTAAATTCATAGTGCGGATGGAAAACAAAATTAAGGTCATACTCATAATTATTACCTCAAACCACTGTAACTGGCGTTGCATTTGTAAAGCTGCTCCTGATACGCAACTAAGTCGATTGGCAGGCGCCAATTTGCTGGCTAAATGGAGCATATTGTTCTCACTTTCATCTTTGTATGTGGCTATCAAATTTTTGATAGCTCCAACCTCATAGATCAGCTTAAAGATCTCCACTTGACGGTGAATAACTGCAATATGGAAAATGCTGTACCTATTTTCATCTACTTTCCAGATTAGATCTGGATAAGTTTGAATCAGAATTGTTAGAAATTCAACCTTTCCCAACTTGGCTGCAACAAATAGTAATCGCCATGGTTTTCGAATTAATGCTGATATATCTTCCTTCGTTTGCTGCCTCACTTGATTCCAGAGGGTCTGTGTTAGTTCAAGTGCTGCTTTAGGCTCTTTGCCTTCTTGAGTTGCAAAGCTCCCTGAGAATATCCTGCTAATGCCTGGTTGATATGCAACTATCTTCAATGGCTTTCGAGCCAATGCGTGTAATGCCGTCTCTCCCCTTGCATCTCGCAAGAGAGCCAGCCTCAAATTGTTCCTTAGGATATCCAGTGCTACATCTGTTCAGCAAAATTATCATCAGCAATGTATAAAACTTTTCTTAGACTCTCCGGGATCTGCACAAGAAACTGAGATAACATTTGGGTTCGATACAAAACGGAAATCGCGTCGATCTCAATGAAAGTTTAATCCAGAATCAACATCTTAAAACCCTTCCCTAAAATCCCGCAGAGAACCCATTGTTAATATGTGGACTACATTCATTATCAACACCAATTCATAACTGATCCAACTAATTTTGAATTTCATGATTTTGTAGGTTTTGTTGGCTGACTGAAAGACTCAACAGACGGACAATCAGATGAAGTCGATTTTGGATCTGGTATAGATTTGTCAGATTTGGACTCAAATGACACGGAAGAATTCGATGGATTTTCATTCTGTGGAGTTTTGGTATTGAATTTAAATTGGTTGAGGTCCATTTTTACTATTGTGAATTAGATCCCAAACCGATCAACTGCCGCGCCTAGAAAAAAGGTTGCTTACCAAACAAATCAGTATCAATGGAACTTATTAGTATTTCAATGCGGTCTTGATCAGTTAGTTTCTCAGCATCGGTTACCTCAAGTAGGTACCTCACCATAGCACGATGTCCGAGCAAAACAGCCATGTGAAGCGGGGTCATCCCTTGTCTACCTCGAATGTTTGGTAGATCACTGTTGTGTTGCCGCATCATTTCTGCAATCTCAACAACTCCGGACACAGCTGCAAAACAGAAGGGGGTGCTACCGTCTTTGTTGGTGTAAATAAGTGAAGTCGGGTCCAGTTGAATCACCCACTTAACAATTCGGAGATGTTTGGCGGCGGCTGCTATGTGAAGGACCGTCTCTCCTCCCTTTGTAATTCCTGTACGGAGCCAGGCATGATTCCTTGAGGTGATTTCTGATACCATCCCCCGATCGCCATCTAGACCAGCTCTAAACAGATCCGCACTGTATTCGGAGAAAAAGCCGCTTTTCATCTCTATACAAATCAATAAAGCATTAGCTTCTATTTCTGATGGTGCCAAAGACTCATTGTTCTTTGGTTccggattatgatggaataaggTAATATAATTAGGTTGCCTTTCTTTCGAGATAACATACGAGtcacttgatttgattttcattatgGGTTATTCAGAAACAACCTCTTTGTGATATTGACACAAGGGTAAGGCTCTATGCATTCGAAACGTGTATGTGCATACCGTTATGGTGGTGATATTGGCGTAGTTGTGTCATTTGTATCCTAAGTAATGCTTTCGAGGGATCAGGAGAGTACAAGCTTAATAAAAATTAACATTTTCACTCAGTTTTGTTCTTAATAGTTAATATGATAGATCACTTTCTTGAGtttcttcaatttcttctttTGTCAACTTTTCACTCCTAGAGTCCTAGTTGTAAACAAAATAATATTTGGAGATGTAAAATTAGTACTATATGTGAGCACTTGAACTCACCAGGCCCTGGGTCACACGATGGAAATGACCGTGCATGTGATGTCGAGATTACATGATCTGAGCCAAGTGCATCTTTATCAGGTACTGCAGAGATGTGCTGGTCTGCATCGAGAACATCTTTTCCTGGAACTGGTAAGTCCTCATTTTCTGAATGTTGTGCATTTGTTTTCATGACTGCACTTGTTTGTTGCTGTCGACCAACTGCGTCTTGTTCACTTGCATGGACTACGGTGGCTCCATGTTCAATATCAACAGTAATTTCCGGGGAAATGCTTTTACTTGACATTGCTGGTTTACCAGTAGAAATGTGGGATTTCAGTTTGGTTGTGTTGGTATATATTTATTTGCTCTTACACTGCTACATAAGTAAGATGACTTGCTCAAGTCAACTCAGGAATCAGGATAGAAGAATGAGTTTAGAGTTGGTTATGTGGTCTGAAGCTGCCCAATTGGCTACCCATTAATTTGTTGGACCTTAATCAAGTGAACAACAACCATCCACTATATCTATTTCTCGGACTCTTCCTTTGTCACCTCATTAGTTAAAGAA contains:
- the LOC141586341 gene encoding uncharacterized protein LOC141586341; this encodes MKTNAQHSENEDLPVPGKDVLDADQHISAVPDKDALGSDHVISTSHARSFPSCDPGPEMKSGFFSEYSADLFRAGLDGDRGMVSEITSRNHAWLRTGITKGGETVLHIAAAAKHLRIVKWVIQLDPTSLIYTNKDGSTPFCFAAVSGVVEIAEMMRQHNSDLPNIRGRQGMTPLHMAVLLGHRAMVRYLLEVTDAEKLTDQDRIEILISSIDTDLFDVALDILRNNLRLALLRDARGETALHALARKPLKIVAYQPGISRIFSGSFATQEGKEPKAALELTQTLWNQVRQQTKEDISALIRKPWRLLFVAAKLGKVEFLTILIQTYPDLIWKVDENRYSIFHIAVIHRQVEIFKLIYEVGAIKNLIATYKDESENNMLHLASKLAPANRLSCVSGAALQMQRQLQWFEAVKQIVRPEYTEAENKNKEMPQDLFSKEHEALRKQGEDWMKKTAESCALVAALIATMVFSAAFQLPGGLNNDTGSPVLVKKTSFVFFTMSNAVSLFTSTAAILMFLSILTSRYAERDFLVSLPLKLMIGLILLLISIATMVLSFTVTFFIIFQEGLRWSPITVAILATVPVTLFALQQFPILAEMYY